The Rhizobium sp. BT03 genome has a window encoding:
- a CDS encoding SDR family oxidoreductase, with the protein MTLKVLFIGGTGQISYPCVERAVAEGHHVSLYNRGLRNTALPAGVTSIVGELGSGSYADLAKANYDVVCQFIAFTPDQVERDIALFSGNCGQYIFISSASVYEKPPRHYVITEETPAINPYWPYSQAKIACEEQLKNAGKLAWTIIRPSHTVRTGLPIMMGDSDVMARRMLDGDPIIVAGDGHTPWTLTRSIDFAVPFVRLFGNQAALNEIFHITSDRAHIWDDIQKTIARLLGVEAKIVHVPTDTLIRYNSDWAGPLLGDKAWTAIFDNSKVKRVAGDFTCAESLDEILAEPIIHLKQRLTKIRPSKGELDALIDRICAEQGALG; encoded by the coding sequence ATGACTTTGAAAGTTCTCTTCATTGGCGGCACCGGCCAGATCTCCTATCCATGCGTCGAGCGTGCCGTTGCCGAGGGTCATCATGTCAGCCTCTACAATCGCGGCTTGAGAAACACTGCCTTGCCCGCAGGGGTGACCTCGATCGTCGGCGAACTTGGATCGGGCAGCTATGCGGATCTCGCCAAGGCCAATTATGACGTCGTCTGCCAGTTCATCGCCTTCACCCCGGATCAAGTGGAGCGCGACATCGCGCTGTTTTCGGGCAATTGCGGCCAGTATATTTTCATCTCTTCGGCCTCGGTCTATGAAAAGCCGCCGCGTCACTACGTGATCACCGAGGAGACGCCGGCGATCAATCCCTACTGGCCTTACAGCCAGGCCAAGATCGCCTGCGAGGAACAGCTCAAAAACGCCGGCAAGCTCGCCTGGACGATCATCCGCCCCAGCCACACCGTTCGCACCGGCCTGCCGATCATGATGGGCGATAGCGATGTCATGGCAAGACGCATGCTGGATGGAGACCCCATCATCGTGGCGGGCGACGGCCACACGCCCTGGACGCTGACCCGCTCAATCGATTTCGCCGTGCCTTTCGTCAGGCTTTTCGGCAATCAGGCAGCGCTCAACGAGATTTTCCACATCACCTCCGATCGCGCGCATATCTGGGACGATATTCAAAAGACGATCGCAAGATTGCTGGGCGTCGAGGCAAAGATCGTCCACGTGCCGACGGACACGCTGATCCGGTACAATTCGGATTGGGCAGGCCCGCTTCTCGGCGACAAGGCCTGGACGGCGATCTTCGACAATTCGAAGGTCAAGCGCGTCGCGGGCGACTTCACCTGCGCCGAGAGCCTGGATGAAATCCTGGCCGAGCCGATCATCCATCTCAAGCAGCGCCTCACCAAAATCCGTCCGTCGAAGGGTGAGCTGGATGCTTTAATCGACAGGATTTGCGCCGAGCAAGGCGCTCTCGGCTAG